Proteins found in one Lycium ferocissimum isolate CSIRO_LF1 chromosome 6, AGI_CSIRO_Lferr_CH_V1, whole genome shotgun sequence genomic segment:
- the LOC132058989 gene encoding glycine-rich cell wall structural protein-like isoform X2 produces the protein MKLNTLILGALLCAFLFLALAVDEKKSQDDTKANEGQLNAAKQGYGGGGGGSGYGGSGHGGGSYGGGGGHGGGSYGGGGHGGGSYGGGGHGSGGHGGRGHGGGCRYGCCGGYGRGGSCTSCCRTAQESLEANNP, from the exons ATGAAGCTTAATACCCTAATTCTCGGAGCACTTTTGTGTgctttcctttttcttgctctAGCAGTTGATGAGAAGAAATCTCAAGATGACACTAAAG CAAATGAAGGCCAGTTAAATGCTGCAAAACAAGGCTATGGTGGTGGCGGTGGAGGCAGCGGCTACGGAGGAAGCGGTCACGGAGGTGGTAGCTATGGAGGAGGAGGCGGTCACGGTGGCGGCAGCTACGGAGGAGGTGGTCATGGTGGTGGCAGCTATGGCGGTGGGGGCCACGGAAGCGGCGGTCATGGAGGCCGGGGCCACGGTGGAGGGTGCAGATACGGATGCTGCGGTGGATATGGGAGAGGAGGAAGCTGCACAAGCTGTTGCAGAACTGCTCAAGAATCTCTGGAAGCCAATAACCCTTAA
- the LOC132058989 gene encoding glycine-rich cell wall structural protein-like isoform X1 — protein sequence MKLNTLILGALLCAFLFLALAVDEKKSQDDTKAANEGQLNAAKQGYGGGGGGSGYGGSGHGGGSYGGGGGHGGGSYGGGGHGGGSYGGGGHGSGGHGGRGHGGGCRYGCCGGYGRGGSCTSCCRTAQESLEANNP from the exons ATGAAGCTTAATACCCTAATTCTCGGAGCACTTTTGTGTgctttcctttttcttgctctAGCAGTTGATGAGAAGAAATCTCAAGATGACACTAAAG CAGCAAATGAAGGCCAGTTAAATGCTGCAAAACAAGGCTATGGTGGTGGCGGTGGAGGCAGCGGCTACGGAGGAAGCGGTCACGGAGGTGGTAGCTATGGAGGAGGAGGCGGTCACGGTGGCGGCAGCTACGGAGGAGGTGGTCATGGTGGTGGCAGCTATGGCGGTGGGGGCCACGGAAGCGGCGGTCATGGAGGCCGGGGCCACGGTGGAGGGTGCAGATACGGATGCTGCGGTGGATATGGGAGAGGAGGAAGCTGCACAAGCTGTTGCAGAACTGCTCAAGAATCTCTGGAAGCCAATAACCCTTAA